The following is a genomic window from Nicotiana tabacum cultivar K326 chromosome 3, ASM71507v2, whole genome shotgun sequence.
CCCGTTAAGCAGGCTTCTCGTTTGCTCTATCGTTACAATCTGTACGTACAACTTACCTTTTTACTTACCACGTAGAAGTTATACATTTATATGTACTAGTAATTCTTTATTCCTTGAAGAACTACTTTGTCAGTTGGCTACATTGTCCAAGTTCCCAAGCTTATTGAGCTACAACTCATTACACTGCTATTCATTTCCCCCCTTTTTATGGTAACTAAAGTCATGCAATAACTTCTTTCATTCATTTGGAGAAGATTTTTGCATACTcactgtcatgggcggctttccagccatgccccatgacccctggATAGACATCTCGTAAAGCAGAATCTCATTAAGAATCTCAGGAAGACATTAAGACATCAGTTGCTTAggcttacgtcgcccttccaaggaatctcaggaaggcgccgcgtaacaatTACTTAGGTCAGTGCAGttactgtccgccaactgaggtcccctccgtatgctagactagattgtcagtgtcgtacgggaaaaccaatgtcaagagcaattgagagaacagaaatgaaaattgagattgaaagaaagcttgattgtattaatgaaagctattacagaaaagcaacacggtgtcgagggggagagataccagtacagagaattgtttgctttctagaaagtttgattgcttgatcccccctaataatgcttaaaaaaataaaccaaagctacaagactagacttgactaagctagagaaacataatataagtacatgaaataaaactactctatatttacaatgaaaagaacttagttttctacaaggcAGAAACAGGTCCGTTGTTAGTAGCATTGTCTTTGGCATCACGGTCTGCGCGCGGcactgttggcatctgcctgcggcTGTGCGTTGGCGAGGGATATCGGtagggcgacagaggcacatgcgcgcttgtcacttggcgcggccaagaccacggggccgtccgtggcgttgggaggcttgctaggacgccacggggcgcgctcaaggggtcatggggcatggatgGAAAGACGCCCATGACATCACAAATGCATATATTGCTCCAAGCTCCAATACATCTCGAAGGGGCCTTCTCCTTTTGGGTTCCAAGTAGAGGGCATACCTCCAACAAAGAATCATGTTCTGTCTAACGGAGTACAGTAGTTTTCTCGAGTGGAGACTTAGATTTGCAGCTCTCAATCCAAGCAGTATCTTGAATAATATTTTTCCCAGTCACGAGGACAGCTGCTCACTAGATCGCTTAACATGTCTTTTCAACTCAAGGTAGCTTCATTTTCTTTACAAGCTTATCTGCCTTCCAACCCTTGTTAATCCAGCATACTTCTTAGTGCCTAGAAAGTAGGCATCTATCACAGTTTAACATCTACAAGACCTACTGGAACATGTTCCTTGTGCATGAATGGTGGAGAATTACAGTATTTAAGAATATCGTCATTTTTACTGCATAAAACGAATGATGAGTTTTTAGCAAGACCGGCCCCTCTTACCAGCTATATCATCATGGAAAGATAGCCAAGTAATAAAGGCCTATTTGCTGGTTTCAGCCGATAGCATATATCAAGACGCCGTAGGAGCTTTATATTTTGAACTGTTCTAGCTACTCTTTATATTGCTCTGGTCCTTTTGATTTGAAGGCCTCTCTTTCaattaccaaaggctgaaaagaaaaggaaatggaTCTGCTCTATCTATGATTATCCTTAGCGAAATCACTGCATATCACATTTCCGGAGGCGAGATCAGGGTCTGATTCTCGTTTTGGAAAAAATAGTAATTATTAAGACGGAGATACATGCTTTTGCCTTTTATAATCCTTCATCATCATCCTTGGAATGACTCTCTGAGTTATGAATAACCGTGGGACCAAGGGAAACCTGGAAATGTTCTTTATTATCAATTTCGTGTGTCAGAGAGATAGTCTAACTCTGCAATTTGATtggtgcatttttaacttttcagCCCTAATGAAACCAAAAAGCCACGGACTTTGAGCAAGTTAAGTGATACTAGTGCATGGGAGAGGAGAAGGATGAAGGGAAAAGTTGCAGTTCAGAAAATGGTTGTAGATTTAATGGAGCTATATCTACACAGGCTAAAACAAAAAAGGCCTCCATACCCAAAGACCCCAGCCATGGCTGAATTTTCATCTCAGTTCCCTTTTGAGCCCACACCGGATCAGAAACAGGTTTAATTGTCTCTTCTGTATCTTTTAAATTCTGACGTCAACCTGCAACGTGTTTTCTGCGAAATATCAGCTGTTGTAGGTTCTTGCCATGTGTATACTTTAGCTGCAATTATTGTTTTTCATCCAGCTGGTTCAGCAAGACATATATGAAGAAATTTTAACAACAAAGTAAATAATAACAGTGTTATCTCTTGCCACATTCTGGTCAAAATAACTTATTGCTACTCTTGGTCTGAAAAGTTTAATCATTTTTACTGGTTTACCTGTAATGGGAACCTTTCTTTGTTTCTTACAGTTTGGGTTCCAATGACAGGCTTTCTTAGATGTGGAAAGGGACTTGACAGAGAGGGAAAATCCGATGGATAGATTAATTTGTGGAGATGTTGGTTTTGGTAAAACTGAAGTTGCACTTCGTGCCATCTTCTGTGTTGTCTCTACAGGGAAGCAAGCTATGGTTCTAGCACCAACTATAGTTTTAGCTAAACAACATTTTGATGTTATCTCAGAGAGATTCTCAAGATATCCTAACATCAGAGTTGGACTTCTTAGCAGGTTTCAGGTGCATAACTCAATCCTTAGCTATACATGGTTGATTCCTAATATGCACTTTCTACTTGAACATCCTTCATCGTTTGAATAGTTGTTGGTTTGGTAAAAGAATGGTGCTTGCCTTCAGAGCTTCAATGTTTAAATTGCTCTTCATATAGTTTTTGACAAAATCTATCTTCTTGCATCTCATGATTTCTTAAGATTAGCTTTGACAAAATCTATCTTCTTGCATCTCATGATTTCTTAAGATTAGCTTTCTTGATCAATAGGTCCACGGCATGAAAAAATTATCTTAAGCTCATTAGAGTGCCTTAAAATAAGGGATTCCGTTAATAAACTGCATGCAAGTCAAACTGACGTAGACACATTAAAAATTATGTCTGTTGAGGATTTTATACAGTTTGAGGTCGTGTAAGCTGTTTCACAAATCGTGCTTAGTtgattgttatttattttaaaatttttacatTGTTGAAAtggtttaatattattttatatctGTATACTGCATTTAATTGTTGTCTGCCTGTTTGATTTCATtgagaagaaacaaaaagaaTGACTTTTTGAATGCGCAAGGGAAGTGTACGAAACTAGAAGTGATgtctttttcctctttcttttctgGTGTTTTCCTTCCAAAATCTGAGTGGTAATGGTTTCTCAATGTGAACtctttacatatattatttttgttttagttctTTGGCGTTGACACTGTTGTTTACTTCGTCCAAGTAAACACCATAACCTGTATTCTAAGTCCTAATTTTAGCTTACTTTGCAACCTACTATTGCTCTATCAAGACCAAGTCAGAGAAAGAGGAGTACTTGAGTATGATTAAAGACGGACGCGTGGATATTATTGTTGGGACGCATTCACTACTTGGCGATCGGGTTGAATATAATAATTTGGGTCTACTTGTGGTTGATGAGGAACAGGTATGCCCACATATCTAACTGCGATTGTTTTTTGGATCATTTGTTTGTCATTTGCATCTAAAGGCAGTAATATTTCGGATTTAGTCATGGATGAAATAGGTTGGTGACTTGTGCAAGTAAGGCCTTTTAACGAGGGAAAAGTATGCCTAATCtccctttttttaatttttagtttccCTTTTAATTTTTAGTCTCCCTTTATAATGAGGCCAACTATGACTACATTTTCTTATTGTCCTATGATGATAAAAAGCTCGAAAAGAAACTTTATCcagaacccaaaaaaaaaaaaaaaacttggatAGAAACACCAAGGCTCAACATTCTTGCATTCTGCACGTTTTCTAAAATTGCTTCTTTTGATTGTTTCTTATTAGTAAAGAGTGATGTACATTCATATGGCCAACCCAGCTAGCTTGGCATTGAGTCATAGTTATTGTTGTCATGAGTGATGTACATTGGAGAGAAGCATCAAGGAGGTGGAAATGTTACATGTTCAAAAAGGAATATGAACAAACTAGGAGTGGGCGAGGATCTGCAGAAGGTTGTACAAAAGAGTAAAAACTAATTGGCATTGGAAGTTGACAAACTGCAGAATTCTTCACACCCACTCACACTCTCTCCAATACCATAGATAAATTTGTTCGAGGCAAAGGCAGGGGCGGAGGGATAGCATTAGCTGCGGGTTCGGACGAACCCAATTGCTTTTGCTTAAACCTTGTATTTGTATTAGAAAATTcataaaatatgtataaatatttaattgcaaATCCAGTAACTAAGACAAACTATGGCTATGAATAGTAAGGTGAGGCCTTTTATTTGCCTCAATAGGaatagtaaggtaaggtttagcccggtaTGTGTTGCCTTGGTCCCATGTCTTTGGAaaaatatccacacggctatgagattatatgccctcgtgagactttgccggcagctacaccatgaatcctctacatgaggctgccatcttaaggcaatgtgaggcgcagaggagtgattatatagccaaggcatatgggtaacaaaaccggtgctattgtcccccttatttgtacttttcctaattgttgcatttttattttcatttattaataaaaaactagccctaggcgcttgcctagcggattgccaaaaaaaaaaaaaaaaaaaaaaagacaaactATGGGTTCAGTGATAAATTcaaaacccataaacttcaaatcttaGCTCTGTCTCTGGGCAAAGGTGTATTAGCTTGTTAGATTGGGCAAGCTTAGAATGCTATTTCTTTCTTTTGATAGGATCCCTATGACCGATTCTTCATATTTGATCTCCATCTGAATTGCTCTTCGTCTTTTCAGAGGTTTGGTGTAAAACAGAAGGAGAAGATTGCTTCATTTAAAACCTCAGTGGATGTTCTTACACTTTCAGCAACGCCTATTCCGAGAACTCTCTATTTAGCATTAACTGGATTTCGTGACGCTAGGTAATACCACCGGGTTTGTTTCAATTTATCAAAGCACTGACTGGCTGTTGATGAAGTATCCACTATACTGTTGGGCACCTCCAGCAGCTGAAATTGGGTATCATTCATTTAGCAGTGTCAATGTTGGCTAGAGTTGACCAATTGTGAAGTTACATTCAACTCTACATTTTGCCTGCTCAATTTTTTGACTGTTTTGCTTTATGGCTTCCCCCATTTTCTTTTCCCACTCAAACAGTTTGATCTCAACACCACCTCCCGAGAGAGTTCCGATAAGAACACATCTTTCAGCTTACAGCAAGAACAAAGTAATAACAGCTATCAAGCATGAATTGGACCGTGGTGGCCGAGTTTTTTATGTCTTGCCCCGCATTAAGGGTAATGCATTCTGTGCCTTTTATGCACATTAATTGTGAGTAGCATTATGTAATTTGGTGGCCATGCTGTAGAGGAGTTTGCTGAAGTTCATCCATTGTACTCTTTGTAGTTACATGGGTTTGTCTATTATTCGCAGGTCTTGAAGATGTTATGGAATTTTTAGAACAAGCATTCCCACATGTTGAAATAGCTATTGCTCATGGAAAGGTGATTGTGGGATTAATTGAGTTTGCTTTAAGTTCTGGAATTGATAGAATATTCATGTTTATTCAGTCTTTTGACGTTAAAGATATGAACTCATACTTACATAGCATCTACACTGCATTGTCCAGTTCTAGTGGTCTGACATGCCATTTCATCTTTTTTGGCAGCAATACTCAAAACAGCTTGAGGAAACTATGGAAAGATTTGCACGGGGAGACATTAGAATTCTTATATGTACAAACATAGTAGAAAGTGGCCTTGATATTCAAAATGCAAACACAATCATCATTCAAGATGTTCAGCAATTTGGACTTGCACAATTGTATCAGGTTTTTACATTCTCTTGCCTAAACAAATAGAAAACTTTTTGTTGTCATATTGTCTTCCAGTCCTATTGGTAGTTCCTTCATGCATTGTATAAGTGACATTGAAACCAGGAGGCAGATCATTTGTTTTTATCTGCTTAGTTTTCTTAGGAATAAGTGATGAAAACATAGTTTACTTTGATACAAACTTTTGTTCAATTTTAGATGAAGTAGACATTCTTTGACAGCATGTGTTGTTAGCGCAGCTCTGAATTAATACAGAGTCTCCCTGTTTCCTTAATGTACATGATTAATTATACAAGATGATTAATGCTGCTAAAAGAGAAAATTTACCTTTTGGGATAAATCATACAAGATGATTAATGGTGCTAAAAGAGAAAATTTACTTTCTGGGATAACTTAGGTAGCTTGGGGTTTAGTCAGTTCAAACTTTGGTCCTCCAGGTGGACAGCGAGTATTTGTCACATTCAAAAACTCCTTGTAGTCTTGAGATTACATCGAAGTTCAATAGCATACATAGTGCTATTTTCCTTGTAGTGGCATTTGAGCCAAGCTCATTTTTATGAGACAAGGGATTGTCGCAGAGAGAGAACAAATGTGGTTGAATCAGTCTTTTGTGGTATTGTAAAGtcttctattgtttctttcaagAGGAATCTCTGGGGTTTGGTTCTCTTATTGACCATGGGGAACCACCTGGCCTGCTATTGCAGCTGAGGTGAAGCCAATTGATTTCTTCAACTCAAATAATGTAGTGATTTCAAACTCCAATGAAGAAGCATCTTTTTTCTCTTTGCCGGTTTCCCTTTCATTGTATTTACTACTAAAGTTGATTGGTCAAAGATTTTCAGCCCTTAATTTCAAAATTTGGCCCCTTCCACTGCTAGCTAACTGATTAACTTGTCTCTCTTAATAGCTTCTGTTGATACTGTAGTTTTTGCAATTCAGATGTCCTTGAGCGGAATTTATGAGACTCATATATTTTTACCATGTGCTAATCAGGGCATGATGACGTGCTGCTGACAATTCCATATCTTAACTTTGCAGATTCTTAGCGATTGTGGTTATTGATCCTTGGAATGCTAGGTGCTGTGACTTTGATATTCCTTCTAATTCCTACTCCCTCTTTGATTACTGTAGTTGCGTGGAAGGGTCGGACGGGCAGATAAGGAAGCTCATGCACACTTATTTTATCCTGACAAATCACTTCTTTCTGACCATGCACTAGTATGTTCTCTTTCCTCTATATTCTTCTATTAACAAGATATGTAGGAGATGATTCTTATATTCTGTCATCTTGCCTTTATTTTGGTAATGTTGCGGTATTTTCCAACAGAACAAGGTTTCTAATTTTATCTTATCAAGGACGAATTCTAAGATTTTTCTTTATTATGGCTGTAACATGGCATTCATTTGACTATTTAGGAGAGGCTTGCTGCTCTTGAAGAGTGCTGTGAACTTGGCCAGGGTTTTCAGCTTGCAGAAAGAGACATGGCTATTAGAGGATTTGGTAATATTTTTGGCGAGCAACAGACAGGCGATGTCGGCAATGTGGGCATTGATCTCTTCTTTGAGATGCTATTTGAAAGCTTATCAAAGGTCTGTTTCCGTCATCCTTTTACTCCATTATTTCTAGTTACAAAGATAAAATTGACTGGTTTGTGCCTAAGCTAGCATTGCTTTCTGCATGCTATCCTCCTCCCTTATTTTGAGATTACTAGTTTCTcggcacgtgcgttgcacgtgtatgtcGAGTCATGTATTAAAATAAAAGGTTTTAATGAATAATTATACATGAAGACTATAAATTATAAGTTTCATACAAACATGTgatttcttttacttattttgaTTTTATGAGGTACAAACATGTAAAGTTGGTCATGTAACAAACATATTATAATTAAAAATTGTTTGACTCTATGCTTTATTTATCGTTATCGTAAAGTATTATTTGTGGACAAATTTGAAAAGATATCCTTGATTTTTAAGGGGATAAAGTTGAATTTTCTTGGGATAAACACGAAAGTTCATTCTAAACAAACACCAATATCTGAAAGTTTGTTCCAAGCAGACAACAAACTTTGCAAACAAACGATTAACTTTAGGCACAGAGTAACTCTATTACCGAGTAAAACCTCCTCATATACATGATGTTGACTAAATGAGCAAAGTTTATGTAAAAGAAACAATGCCAAAAATGTCACGACAAAAAGATCCATCGCCCATGTACTCATAGTAAACAAAATATATTACCTTATTGTAACCTTTTCAATATTGTTTGtcttttcaaaaattaaataGTCTCTTTTACTTATGAATAATTGACAGACCCTAGGTTAATTGAATCAAATTGCTATTATGAATTAAAATATATCAGTCAGCTAAAATTAAATCCAATTAAGTGTTTAAATCATTTAAGCACATGTAGAATAGAAATACAAATCTTAAGTTTCAGTATGAATCACTTGATTTGCGTAGGTTATTCTTTACCGTAAGCAACATTGATCCTCAAGTGTTTTTAAATATCTCTAACTCTATCTATACAAAACTACAACTTTTAACTCCAAAAGGATCTGTAGCTAGATTATTGAAAGATGTTATCCAAGGCATTATTTAAGATAGTACCTGCAATTTCTTTTCTATTCTTCATCCATCTAAAGAACTTCATCCTAAATATCATATGCCGCAGGGTGGCGGCCGCCATCAAatcatttcccccttttttttgtcTTCAAAAGTGAGATGTGTATTGGATCTATATATACCGAAAGGTTGAAAGAATTTTACTAATTATACTAAGTGGCAACACTTAGTGTTTGTGCAGCCTCTTAAGAAATATTGTGGGTGCCACGAATCTCGATTTCAGGGGAAATATCTTTGCCTTTCATAATTTTGAATCAAGGAAGCAATTACATGGCTTATACACATGTTTTCAAGTTTCGCACTCTATGCTCTAAATATAATTAGAACCTAAATTGTTTATCTCGTCAGTTTCTACTTTATTTAGAATTGTCAAGTACAAGGGAAAACAAAGAAAgtgaaatagaaaacaaaaaggaTTCAAAGGAGTAGCACAATCCTTTATTGAATCAGACCACGATACACATAAATTGAAGAATCACATTGGATCATAACCATCCATcctaatatttatatatattgaatTTCATAAATCACAAAGAATAAATATTAAAGAATGAATAGAGTAAAGAAAGGAGAACCCGATTTTGTTGTCACTTTATTGTTTAGTCACTTTGGAATTGACTTTGCCTTCCATGAATATTACTTTATTTCCTCAAAATAAACTATGAGAAAGAAGGACGATCCTTTGGATAAATATAGTAGCATTGGCAAGAATCATTGCATCCAAAGTTTGCATCCTTTGATCCAAAATGTTGAAACGGCATGAAAATATTTGCACGACAGTTTTGAGAATATGCTTCCTAACCGTGTAAACTTATTGGCTTCACATAAGGTGTCTCTTTGAAGCGTTGGGtccatattggctttattattattattattattattattattattattattattattattattattattattattattattgtttttgcgTCCTTTTACTTATTATATTAGGTTAATAAGAggggtattaaagtatttaactTTTCACTTTTGGGGTTCTTGCTTTTAATATAGATGATACATCTATGGATCAGCAATGTACCtctcaaaatgaaagaaaattgtaATGAGATCTGTTATCTTTATTTGTATTCCAGGTTGATGAGCATCGTGTAATATCAGTTCCTTACCATGCAATGAAGGTATTTAATGCT
Proteins encoded in this region:
- the LOC107814304 gene encoding ATP-dependent DNA helicase At3g02060, chloroplastic codes for the protein MATAAKASLLFSPSPAPEGFLTTRLCKLFPTQKPSFPTPASSSFSSITLSKVLSADAVYTKLPPRLRTARQEQERDAISLLNERIRREHAKRDQSHPLRPAMDSEEADKYIQLVKEQQQRGLQKLKGDRARQAGAGADDAAQATFSYKVDPYTLRSGDYVVHRKVGIGRFVGIKFDVPKDSKEPIEYVFIEYADGMAKLPVKQASRLLYRYNLPNETKKPRTLSKLSDTSAWERRRMKGKVAVQKMVVDLMELYLHRLKQKRPPYPKTPAMAEFSSQFPFEPTPDQKQAFLDVERDLTERENPMDRLICGDVGFGKTEVALRAIFCVVSTGKQAMVLAPTIVLAKQHFDVISERFSRYPNIRVGLLSRFQTKSEKEEYLSMIKDGRVDIIVGTHSLLGDRVEYNNLGLLVVDEEQRFGVKQKEKIASFKTSVDVLTLSATPIPRTLYLALTGFRDASLISTPPPERVPIRTHLSAYSKNKVITAIKHELDRGGRVFYVLPRIKGLEDVMEFLEQAFPHVEIAIAHGKQYSKQLEETMERFARGDIRILICTNIVESGLDIQNANTIIIQDVQQFGLAQLYQLRGRVGRADKEAHAHLFYPDKSLLSDHALERLAALEECCELGQGFQLAERDMAIRGFGNIFGEQQTGDVGNVGIDLFFEMLFESLSKVDEHRVISVPYHAMKLDININPHLPSEYINHLENPMQIINGAETAAEKDIFSLMQFTENLRRQYGKEPYSMEILLKKLYVRRMAADLGITSIYSSGKMVGMKTNMSKKVFKLITDSATSDVHQNSLIFEDGQIKAELLLELPKEQLLNWIFQCLAELYSSLPTLIKY